From Pseudomonadota bacterium, a single genomic window includes:
- a CDS encoding ABC transporter ATP-binding protein, producing the protein MLTFDQVSHHFDAFAALTDVSFSAAAGELTCLVGTSGCGKTTLLRITAGLLRLQAGSIALDGQALPAALPPEGRPIGLVFQEGALFPHLSVAQNVGFGLARAQREATVSALLAQVQLDALGDRLPHALSGGQRQRVGLARALARAPRALLFDEPYANLDVALRRSLREDARRTIRERNAVGLFVTHDPEEIMAVADKVVVLERGRVSQQGTPGELYDRPATLQVAAMFGRAQRLRGTLQDDALSTPFGRWSRDCLVDRTLEDGSVEIVVRAQDLRLAVAQNGPTVIEIRRSDDALIVHLEAPNSEDRLQVLRMRDAPPLAPGERVSVTPVDRCVFAALSA; encoded by the coding sequence GTGCTCACCTTCGATCAAGTTTCTCATCATTTCGATGCCTTCGCGGCGCTCACCGACGTCAGCTTTAGCGCCGCCGCGGGAGAACTCACCTGCCTGGTCGGCACGTCCGGGTGCGGTAAGACTACCCTGCTGCGAATCACGGCGGGCCTGTTGCGCCTCCAGGCCGGCTCGATCGCCCTGGATGGGCAAGCGCTGCCGGCGGCGCTGCCGCCGGAGGGGCGACCGATCGGGTTGGTGTTCCAGGAAGGGGCGCTGTTCCCTCATCTGAGCGTGGCGCAGAACGTCGGCTTCGGGCTCGCCCGAGCGCAACGAGAGGCGACGGTGTCCGCGCTGCTCGCCCAGGTGCAGCTCGATGCCCTCGGCGATCGCCTCCCGCACGCGCTGTCCGGCGGCCAGCGCCAGCGGGTCGGTCTGGCGCGGGCACTCGCCCGTGCGCCCCGAGCGCTACTGTTCGATGAGCCCTACGCCAATCTAGACGTCGCCCTGCGCCGCAGCCTGCGCGAAGATGCGCGGCGCACGATCCGCGAGCGCAACGCCGTGGGCCTGTTCGTAACGCACGATCCCGAGGAGATCATGGCAGTGGCGGACAAAGTGGTGGTTCTGGAGCGCGGCCGCGTCAGTCAGCAGGGCACCCCGGGCGAGCTCTACGATCGGCCGGCGACGCTCCAGGTCGCCGCCATGTTCGGCCGCGCTCAACGCTTGCGCGGCACCCTGCAGGACGATGCCCTAAGCACGCCGTTCGGTCGCTGGTCGCGCGACTGCCTGGTCGACCGTACCCTCGAGGACGGTTCGGTGGAGATTGTGGTGCGCGCTCAGGATCTGCGCCTAGCGGTCGCGCAGAACGGACCCACAGTGATTGAAATTCGGCGCTCGGACGACGCCCTGATCGTGCACTTGGAAGCGCCCAATTCCGAGGATCGCCTACAGGTCCTGCGGATGCGCGATGCGCCGCCGCTGGCACCGGGGGAACGAGTATCCGTCACGCCAGTCGATCGCTGCGTGTTCGCGGCTCTGAGCGCGTGA
- a CDS encoding imelysin family protein, with product MLHCSESIKRKPSWPLTVLAGSRPARTLGVAATAALLLGACADEAPPATAVESDEPEVLSLSVERAGAVVDTYADLAHATYEDSLLTARALSEAIEALVDAPAQSTLDAARNAWLAARVPYQQTETFRFGNPLVDDWEGRVNAWPLDEGLIDYVDASYGQQSDANPAYAVNVIANAQPSVNGEPVDASAINGELLREVLHEAGAVEANVATGYHAIEFLLWGQDLNGTGPGAGQRPASDFAQAAADCTGGHCERRVAYLRTAAQLLIDDLETMVALWEDGGAARTNLTDDPVTGVNAMISGMGSLSYGELAGERMRLGLVLHDPEEEHDCFSDNTHNSHYYNQVGIENVYRGRYRRVDGSTVSGPSLAGLAQEADPALAAQLEEAVLAATQALTALKARGDDIEAFDQMIAEGNADGQRAIEQGVDALIAQTRPLEQLVTALGLGSVYIEGSDALDDPAAIFQ from the coding sequence ATGCTGCATTGCTCGGAGAGCATCAAGCGCAAGCCATCATGGCCTTTGACCGTGCTGGCTGGAAGTAGGCCGGCACGGACCCTGGGTGTCGCTGCCACCGCAGCGCTCCTGCTTGGCGCCTGCGCCGACGAGGCGCCGCCTGCGACGGCCGTGGAGTCCGATGAGCCCGAGGTGCTTAGCCTGAGCGTCGAGCGCGCAGGCGCGGTGGTAGATACCTACGCCGACCTCGCCCACGCGACCTATGAAGACAGTTTGCTAACGGCGAGGGCCCTGAGTGAGGCGATCGAGGCGCTCGTCGACGCGCCAGCGCAGAGCACCCTCGACGCGGCACGCAACGCCTGGCTGGCGGCCCGCGTCCCCTACCAGCAGACGGAGACCTTTCGCTTCGGCAATCCGCTGGTGGACGATTGGGAAGGGCGAGTTAACGCCTGGCCTCTGGACGAGGGGCTGATCGACTACGTCGACGCGAGCTACGGGCAGCAGTCGGACGCGAATCCCGCATATGCGGTGAACGTCATCGCCAACGCTCAACCATCGGTCAACGGTGAGCCCGTCGACGCCAGCGCCATCAACGGTGAGCTACTGCGCGAAGTACTGCACGAGGCCGGAGCCGTGGAAGCTAACGTGGCAACTGGGTATCACGCGATCGAATTTCTGCTCTGGGGGCAGGATTTGAATGGGACCGGCCCGGGTGCTGGCCAACGGCCGGCGAGCGACTTCGCTCAGGCGGCAGCGGACTGCACCGGGGGGCACTGCGAACGCCGCGTCGCCTACCTGCGCACGGCGGCGCAGCTGCTGATCGACGATCTCGAGACGATGGTCGCCCTGTGGGAGGACGGCGGCGCGGCGCGCACCAACCTTACCGACGACCCCGTGACGGGCGTGAACGCCATGATCAGCGGCATGGGCTCACTCTCCTACGGCGAGCTGGCCGGAGAGCGCATGCGCCTCGGTCTGGTGCTACACGACCCGGAAGAGGAGCACGACTGCTTCTCGGACAACACGCACAACTCCCACTACTACAACCAGGTGGGCATCGAGAACGTGTATCGAGGTCGCTACCGTCGGGTCGACGGCAGCACCGTGAGCGGCCCCTCCCTTGCCGGTCTGGCGCAGGAAGCCGACCCGGCCTTGGCAGCGCAGCTGGAGGAGGCGGTGCTGGCTGCGACCCAGGCCCTCACCGCCCTGAAGGCACGCGGGGATGACATTGAGGCCTTCGATCAGATGATCGCCGAGGGCAACGCGGATGGGCAGCGAGCGATCGAACAGGGCGTCGACGCGCTGATCGCCCAGACCCGTCCCCTGGAGCAGCTAGTCACGGCGCTCGGCCTTGGCAGCGTGTACATCGAAGGCTCCGATGCCTTGGACGACCCTGCCGCCATCTTCCAGTGA
- a CDS encoding imelysin family protein produces MNVRFETRGLGRAARLLALCALLLTGCGAQPRPPEHAYRAFLDQAFEHLASDYDALAERARAQQGAVEQLCQPDVDPASALREAHAAFEALVAAWSRVEWLRLGPVATDHRYERLFYWPDRGLRGRRQLARFIAELGPGQLDRDGLATKSVALQGLSALEYVLYADPPTIRAESAQCVAARPMAALVSEVTASLARDWRSERTLAAALSRTDEPLSEERALGKTMQEAASALTLAADGKIGRAMGEQASAARPALAPFSRSSLAARAIGAMVGSLHEMLGDEFQRLLPEDSRYVGAGMLRELEDVQFHLGVLAEAGTWERVVRDEEHRKRLRYLRQPLLSAHNGLSTGLTGALGLSAGFNSTDGD; encoded by the coding sequence GTGAACGTGCGGTTCGAGACGCGGGGTTTGGGGCGAGCGGCACGCCTCTTGGCGCTGTGCGCACTGCTATTGACCGGCTGCGGTGCGCAGCCGCGCCCCCCGGAGCACGCCTACCGGGCGTTTCTCGACCAAGCCTTCGAGCACCTCGCGAGCGACTACGACGCGTTGGCCGAGCGCGCTCGCGCGCAACAGGGCGCAGTTGAGCAGCTCTGTCAGCCGGATGTCGACCCTGCGAGCGCGCTGCGAGAGGCGCATGCTGCCTTCGAGGCTCTAGTGGCCGCCTGGTCACGGGTGGAGTGGCTGCGTCTCGGGCCCGTCGCTACCGACCATCGCTACGAGCGCCTGTTCTATTGGCCCGATCGCGGCCTGCGCGGTCGACGCCAGCTAGCGCGTTTCATCGCTGAGCTCGGCCCCGGGCAGCTCGATCGCGACGGCCTGGCCACTAAGAGCGTCGCGCTGCAGGGGCTGTCGGCACTGGAGTACGTGCTCTACGCTGATCCTCCGACGATCCGCGCGGAGAGTGCCCAGTGCGTCGCCGCCCGCCCCATGGCTGCCCTCGTGAGCGAAGTCACCGCCTCCCTGGCACGGGATTGGCGATCGGAGCGAACCCTGGCGGCGGCCTTGAGCCGCACCGATGAGCCTCTGAGCGAAGAACGGGCCCTAGGCAAGACCATGCAGGAGGCGGCCTCTGCGCTCACGCTCGCGGCCGATGGCAAGATCGGCCGAGCCATGGGTGAGCAAGCGTCCGCGGCGCGCCCAGCCTTGGCCCCTTTCTCGCGCTCGAGTCTCGCCGCGCGGGCGATTGGCGCCATGGTAGGTAGCCTTCATGAAATGTTAGGCGATGAGTTCCAACGGCTGCTGCCAGAGGACAGTCGGTACGTGGGCGCGGGCATGCTGCGCGAACTGGAGGATGTCCAGTTTCACCTGGGCGTGCTGGCCGAGGCGGGCACCTGGGAGAGGGTGGTGCGTGATGAGGAGCACCGAAAGCGCCTGCGCTACCTGCGCCAGCCCCTGTTGAGTGCGCACAATGGATTGAGCACCGGGCTGACCGGCGCCCTGGGCCTGAGCGCGGGGTTCAACTCCACCGATGGCGATTGA
- a CDS encoding Fe(3+) ABC transporter substrate-binding protein, translating to MRVLPVGFLLCFAWALGGCAESGAPDGAAQSLPVATRGEVNLYSSRHYDTDLALYDGFTAQTGIRVNLIEADADQLIERIRAEGEFTRADVLVTVDAGRLWRAEQAGILQAVQSTVLSERLPSNLRHPDGLWFGLSKRARVIIYNRAGGKPEPLDTYADLTDPAHRGTVCVRSSSSIYNVSLMASIVARQGIDDAEAWARGVVENFARPPQSNDTGQIRAVATGECAIGVVNTYYIARLAASDDPAERAIAESVAVVFPEQAGHGTHINISGAGVVKGAPNRDHAVQFLEYLTSPEAQQYFANGNNEYPAVAGLDASSTVETLGTFKEDELNAALLGEHQAQAIMAFDRAGWK from the coding sequence ATGCGCGTCCTTCCCGTCGGTTTTCTGCTGTGCTTCGCGTGGGCTCTAGGGGGCTGTGCCGAGTCGGGCGCGCCCGACGGCGCAGCGCAGAGTTTGCCTGTGGCGACGCGCGGAGAGGTCAACCTCTACTCCTCGCGCCACTACGACACGGACTTGGCGCTCTACGACGGTTTCACTGCACAGACGGGAATCCGCGTGAACTTGATCGAGGCGGACGCCGACCAGCTGATCGAACGGATTCGCGCCGAGGGCGAGTTCACCCGCGCCGACGTGCTCGTCACCGTCGATGCCGGGCGTTTGTGGCGAGCCGAGCAGGCGGGAATTCTGCAAGCCGTGCAATCGACGGTGCTCAGCGAGCGCCTGCCGAGCAACCTGCGCCATCCGGACGGCCTGTGGTTCGGTCTATCCAAGCGCGCGCGGGTCATCATCTACAATCGCGCGGGCGGCAAGCCCGAGCCACTCGACACCTACGCTGACCTTACGGACCCTGCCCATCGTGGCACAGTCTGCGTGCGCTCATCCTCGAGCATCTACAACGTTTCCCTGATGGCGAGCATCGTCGCGCGCCAGGGAATCGATGACGCCGAGGCGTGGGCGCGCGGGGTCGTCGAGAATTTCGCAAGGCCGCCGCAGAGCAACGACACCGGCCAGATTCGCGCGGTCGCGACGGGCGAGTGCGCCATCGGTGTGGTCAACACCTACTACATCGCCCGCTTGGCAGCCTCCGATGACCCCGCCGAGCGCGCGATTGCCGAATCCGTCGCCGTGGTTTTCCCCGAACAAGCGGGTCACGGCACCCACATCAACATTAGCGGCGCGGGTGTCGTCAAGGGCGCACCGAATCGCGATCACGCCGTTCAGTTCTTGGAGTACCTAACGTCTCCCGAGGCGCAGCAGTACTTCGCCAACGGCAACAACGAGTATCCGGCCGTGGCCGGGCTGGATGCGTCTTCCACTGTGGAAACCTTGGGGACCTTTAAAGAGGATGAACTCAATGCTGCATTGCTCGGAGAGCATCAAGCGCAAGCCATCATGGCCTTTGACCGTGCTGGCTGGAAGTAG
- a CDS encoding flavodoxin, translating into MTLKAASVALVFGTDLGNTEEVGEKIIERLAPMVASAVEMFNVREASTELLERYDFLILGIPTWEFGGIQSDWEDFEAQVLAADFEGKTVALYGLGDQIGYPDYFLDAMGWLHERVLRNGANIIGTWSTQGYDFERSAAANEDGSQFCGLAIDQDRQQALTDERVAQWVTQLAVEFEQIVPA; encoded by the coding sequence ATGACCTTGAAGGCGGCCAGCGTGGCCCTGGTATTCGGTACGGACCTCGGCAACACGGAGGAGGTGGGAGAGAAGATCATCGAGCGTCTCGCGCCAATGGTGGCGAGCGCCGTGGAGATGTTCAATGTGCGCGAGGCCTCGACCGAACTCCTGGAACGTTACGACTTTCTGATCCTGGGTATCCCCACCTGGGAGTTCGGCGGTATCCAAAGCGACTGGGAGGACTTTGAAGCCCAAGTGCTCGCTGCAGACTTCGAGGGCAAGACCGTGGCGTTGTACGGACTGGGCGATCAGATCGGCTACCCAGACTACTTCCTAGACGCGATGGGCTGGCTGCACGAACGCGTGCTACGCAACGGCGCAAACATCATTGGCACCTGGTCGACACAAGGCTACGACTTCGAACGCTCTGCGGCAGCGAACGAGGACGGCAGTCAGTTCTGCGGACTCGCCATCGATCAAGATCGCCAGCAGGCACTTACCGACGAGCGCGTGGCGCAGTGGGTGACGCAGTTGGCAGTGGAGTTCGAGCAGATCGTGCCGGCGTGA
- a CDS encoding di-heme oxidoredictase family protein has translation MSVDGRFLIAAAIGVAVVLAALALRPIPWPAQGPAPGEADSGPLPWRTDLTPRDRERVRDLTAAPGAVAVAQPFEINSAGAATFTGSVSRNAFSNPSSNLSLEGLQAFALGNAIFRKLWVSSPSSTQASDGLGPIYNARSCQRCHLKDGRGHPPVDDQDDSTSLLLRVALTAETDDDVRARREGERLATPDPAYGGQIQDVAVAGVPAEGRVGLAYVEHEVQLSGGERVSLREPHFTLANPAYGPLHPSAVLSARVAQPMIGLGLLEAIHEGDLLDREDPQDADGDGISGRAQRVRDPESGEWRVGRFGWKAAAPSLRAQTGGAFLNDMGISSAVQPRASGECTLQQTACLAAPTGVQDAQGPFEATNEMLDLVVFYSANLAVPARRDVDDPQVLAGKGLFHEVGCAGCHRPNYVTRRDASRAAHQFQMIWPYTDLLLHDMGEGLSSETPVGQASGREWRTPPLWGIGLTEAVSGHTQLLHDGRARGLLEAILWHGGEASAARDRVMALAPSERRALLAFLRSL, from the coding sequence GTGAGTGTTGACGGCCGCTTCCTGATCGCCGCTGCGATCGGCGTCGCGGTCGTGCTCGCGGCGCTCGCACTGCGGCCTATACCCTGGCCAGCGCAGGGGCCAGCGCCGGGCGAAGCTGATTCCGGGCCGCTCCCATGGCGCACCGATTTGACTCCGCGGGACCGTGAGCGAGTGCGCGATCTCACCGCCGCGCCCGGGGCGGTCGCGGTTGCGCAGCCCTTCGAGATCAACAGCGCCGGTGCGGCCACCTTCACCGGCAGCGTATCGCGCAACGCCTTCTCCAATCCGTCCAGCAACCTTTCCCTCGAGGGCCTCCAGGCGTTCGCTTTGGGCAATGCGATCTTCCGCAAACTGTGGGTCTCCTCGCCGTCCTCCACGCAAGCCTCCGACGGCCTCGGGCCGATCTACAACGCACGGTCCTGCCAACGCTGCCATCTCAAGGACGGGCGGGGCCATCCACCGGTGGACGATCAGGACGATAGCACTTCGCTGCTATTGCGGGTCGCCCTGACGGCAGAGACGGACGACGATGTGCGCGCGCGCCGCGAGGGCGAGCGACTGGCCACGCCAGATCCCGCGTACGGCGGGCAGATTCAGGACGTGGCCGTTGCCGGCGTACCGGCCGAGGGCAGGGTGGGGCTCGCCTATGTAGAGCATGAGGTGCAGTTGAGTGGCGGTGAGCGCGTGAGCTTGCGCGAGCCCCACTTCACACTCGCCAATCCGGCCTACGGTCCTCTGCATCCCAGCGCAGTGCTCTCGGCTCGCGTGGCGCAACCGATGATCGGTCTCGGCTTGCTCGAGGCGATCCACGAGGGCGATCTACTCGATCGGGAGGATCCACAGGACGCTGACGGGGACGGCATCTCCGGTCGCGCCCAGCGCGTGCGCGATCCCGAGAGCGGCGAGTGGCGCGTAGGGCGCTTCGGGTGGAAGGCTGCCGCGCCCAGCTTACGCGCCCAGACTGGTGGGGCGTTTCTGAACGACATGGGCATCTCCTCCGCCGTACAGCCCCGCGCATCCGGGGAGTGCACCTTGCAACAGACCGCTTGTCTCGCGGCGCCGACCGGAGTTCAGGACGCCCAGGGCCCCTTCGAGGCCACGAACGAAATGCTCGATCTTGTCGTGTTCTACTCCGCCAACTTGGCGGTGCCGGCGCGGCGCGATGTGGACGATCCGCAGGTGCTGGCCGGCAAGGGCCTGTTTCACGAGGTTGGCTGCGCCGGCTGTCATCGACCTAACTACGTCACTCGGCGCGATGCATCGCGGGCTGCGCACCAGTTCCAGATGATTTGGCCCTACACCGATCTACTCCTCCACGACATGGGGGAGGGGCTCAGCAGCGAAACGCCGGTCGGTCAAGCGTCCGGTCGGGAGTGGCGGACGCCGCCGCTGTGGGGAATCGGACTCACGGAGGCCGTCAGCGGCCACACGCAGCTGCTCCACGATGGGCGTGCCCGCGGATTGCTTGAGGCGATCCTCTGGCACGGCGGCGAGGCCAGTGCCGCTCGCGATCGGGTCATGGCCCTAGCCCCGAGTGAGCGTCGCGCGCTGCTCGCGTTCCTACGATCCCTGTGA
- a CDS encoding DUF1513 domain-containing protein, translating to MAIDRQRRRSLRWLAALPPLGVLPNACVRENSDRSPRLIGCCALREGGFAAVVLDQAWRELASIPLAARGHGIAVAPQGHLAVVLGRRPSRTATVIDLRQLRAAHTFDTPRQRHLFGHGFFGPNGGLFYTTENDFEAPTSVLGVYDVNAGFRRLGEMITHGIGAHEAVLLGDGAAIAVANGGIETHPDYPRRKLNLANMRPSLAYLRAADGALLEQVQLPAKWHQVSLRHLAQASDGSVWVGGQDEGGGGGGAPLVLRHRRGDAALQVIGDSQQTSALAGYVGSVSAHSSRPIVAVTSPRGNRVNTYEATTGRLLDATSLVDVCGVARSSDGMIVSTGEGEVRSVQAHRGATHRTLRWDNHLSAIEVRGS from the coding sequence ATGGCGATTGACCGCCAGCGCCGGCGCTCGCTTAGGTGGCTGGCGGCGTTGCCGCCGCTTGGGGTCTTGCCCAACGCTTGTGTTCGTGAGAATTCGGACCGCTCCCCTCGCCTGATCGGCTGCTGCGCGCTGCGTGAGGGCGGCTTCGCTGCCGTGGTGCTCGATCAAGCGTGGCGCGAGCTAGCGAGCATTCCCCTGGCCGCCAGGGGGCACGGCATCGCGGTGGCGCCCCAAGGCCACCTGGCCGTGGTGTTGGGGCGGCGCCCGAGCCGCACGGCCACCGTGATCGACCTGCGCCAGCTGCGCGCGGCCCACACCTTCGACACGCCGCGGCAGAGGCATCTGTTCGGACATGGGTTCTTCGGCCCTAACGGTGGGCTGTTCTACACCACGGAGAACGACTTCGAGGCGCCTACCAGCGTGCTTGGAGTCTACGACGTCAATGCCGGCTTTCGCCGCCTTGGCGAGATGATCACCCACGGTATCGGCGCGCACGAGGCGGTGCTCCTCGGTGACGGCGCTGCCATCGCCGTGGCCAACGGCGGCATCGAGACCCACCCGGACTACCCGCGACGCAAGCTGAATCTGGCCAACATGCGCCCGTCCCTGGCGTACCTTCGCGCGGCTGACGGCGCATTGCTTGAGCAGGTGCAGTTGCCCGCAAAGTGGCACCAGGTGTCGCTCCGGCACCTGGCCCAGGCGAGCGATGGCAGCGTCTGGGTCGGGGGGCAGGACGAGGGTGGGGGGGGGGGCGGCGCACCGCTGGTCCTTCGACACCGGCGGGGAGACGCGGCGCTGCAGGTGATCGGTGACTCACAGCAAACCAGCGCACTCGCAGGCTACGTGGGTTCGGTCTCCGCACACAGTTCGCGCCCGATCGTCGCGGTCACCAGTCCTCGCGGCAATCGGGTGAACACCTACGAGGCGACGACCGGGCGCCTCCTCGACGCGACGTCGCTGGTGGACGTCTGCGGTGTCGCCAGGAGCAGCGACGGGATGATCGTGAGCACTGGGGAGGGCGAAGTGCGCTCCGTGCAGGCTCACCGGGGCGCGACCCATCGCACGCTGCGGTGGGATAACCACCTAAGTGCCATCGAGGTGCGGGGCAGCTAA
- a CDS encoding iron ABC transporter permease: protein MTDQPTRSPKRGSSALWTLPPLLVALAIAVPLLIVLSVLPAPAGEAWRHLRETLLLEYMGRSLQLMLLTGSFALIIAVPCAWFTGACRFPGSATLGWLLVLPLAAPAYVVAYAYTDLLDVSGPIQAALRQALELSPQALVLPPIRSLPGAALLLSLVLYPYVYVLARNAFATRSGLHFEAARVLGVGPLLAFWRVALPAARPAIAGGLALVLMETLADFGVVEYFSVPTLSTGIYRTWIGLGEKAAALKLAALMLLFVLLLVGLEAAGRRGRADRSDHSRAASLELRGWHRWVAFAWCAVPVAFGFALPVMLLAFYAIGAGDAVLGRGFARYLWNSISMAGGAALLATALALLLAYSMRLEGHRANRALIRISTLGYALPGVLLAVALLGPVSALDRWLITWLPGAQGGRALVSGSVAVLLYAYVCRFLTVAYQSVDAGLTAISSELDAAARTLGASPGGVLRRVHLPLLARPLAAGMLLVFVDVMRELPATLLLRPFNFETLATRVYRLASDERLAEASTAALCIVLIGIVPVLLINRASRGRA, encoded by the coding sequence ATGACCGATCAGCCTACACGCAGCCCCAAGCGCGGATCCAGCGCCCTTTGGACCCTGCCACCGCTCCTCGTTGCGCTGGCGATCGCGGTGCCACTGCTCATCGTCCTTAGCGTGCTCCCCGCCCCCGCAGGCGAAGCTTGGCGACACCTGCGCGAGACCCTGCTCCTAGAATACATGGGCAGGTCACTGCAGCTGATGCTGCTAACGGGATCGTTCGCTCTGATCATCGCCGTGCCCTGCGCATGGTTCACGGGGGCCTGCCGCTTTCCCGGTAGCGCTACCTTGGGCTGGCTGTTGGTCTTGCCCCTCGCCGCGCCCGCCTACGTCGTGGCCTACGCCTACACGGACCTGCTGGACGTCTCAGGTCCGATTCAAGCGGCGCTGCGCCAAGCGCTGGAACTGTCGCCCCAAGCGCTCGTACTGCCACCAATTCGCAGTCTGCCGGGCGCGGCGCTGCTGCTCTCGCTCGTGCTCTACCCCTACGTCTACGTGCTGGCTCGCAATGCCTTCGCCACCCGCTCGGGGTTGCACTTCGAGGCGGCCCGGGTGCTGGGAGTGGGACCGCTGCTGGCGTTCTGGCGGGTGGCGCTGCCGGCGGCGCGGCCAGCCATCGCGGGCGGCCTCGCCTTGGTCCTGATGGAGACCCTCGCCGACTTTGGCGTGGTCGAGTACTTCTCGGTGCCTACGCTAAGCACGGGGATCTACCGCACGTGGATCGGTTTGGGCGAGAAGGCCGCCGCGCTCAAGCTCGCCGCCCTCATGCTGCTGTTCGTGCTCTTGCTGGTAGGCCTCGAGGCAGCTGGCCGGCGCGGGCGCGCCGACCGCAGCGACCACTCCCGCGCTGCGTCGCTCGAGTTGCGAGGATGGCATCGATGGGTCGCCTTCGCCTGGTGTGCCGTGCCCGTCGCGTTCGGCTTCGCGCTGCCCGTGATGCTGCTTGCGTTCTACGCCATCGGCGCAGGCGATGCGGTGCTGGGGCGAGGCTTCGCCCGCTACCTGTGGAACAGCATTTCGATGGCGGGCGGTGCTGCCCTGCTCGCCACTGCCCTGGCCCTGCTCCTCGCCTACTCCATGCGGCTCGAGGGGCATCGCGCTAACCGGGCACTGATCCGCATCTCCACCCTAGGGTACGCGCTGCCCGGCGTGTTGCTCGCAGTGGCCTTGCTCGGCCCCGTGAGCGCCCTGGATCGCTGGCTCATCACCTGGTTGCCAGGGGCCCAGGGAGGCCGCGCGCTCGTGAGCGGCAGCGTGGCGGTGCTGCTCTACGCGTACGTGTGTCGCTTCCTCACGGTGGCTTATCAGTCAGTGGATGCCGGTTTGACCGCCATTTCCTCGGAACTCGACGCCGCAGCCCGCACCCTTGGCGCAAGCCCAGGCGGGGTCTTAAGGCGAGTGCACTTGCCGCTGCTGGCGCGTCCGCTCGCTGCTGGCATGCTGCTGGTGTTCGTCGACGTGATGCGCGAGCTGCCGGCGACGCTCCTGCTCCGTCCCTTCAACTTCGAGACCCTGGCCACGCGGGTGTACCGCCTCGCCAGCGACGAGCGCCTGGCCGAAGCCTCCACTGCAGCGCTGTGCATCGTGCTCATCGGGATCGTGCCGGTGCTGCTCATCAACCGGGCATCGCGCGGCCGCGCCTGA